From a region of the Hippopotamus amphibius kiboko isolate mHipAmp2 chromosome 3, mHipAmp2.hap2, whole genome shotgun sequence genome:
- the LOC130848187 gene encoding macrophage-expressed gene 1 protein-like isoform X1, whose product MALGLVPLLVLLFAGRGGQGEQGAPGFQGCKQTLNVSVLGALPGGGWDNLRNVELGLVLRRDYSQCLTTEDGEYLIPDHMQVVTRRESIVETRAELIDHWINYTDTWAASINAELSFLPSLNGKFSMDCQNVRKYSLEYQTVTTRVQVRHSIYSVKAPENPDFQPDFLRHLLTLSDHLENNQTREGEYLAEMLVLRYGTHVLTDVEAGATLVQEDQVRRELVDSEVRDKINITYAASALFFHVVNAGDGVSWESQSQLLQNYVRNTVASRMHSHGGAPFYPGITLQKWQEGIGNRLVAIGRSGLPLPALLQPEVLPELPEPAVHRLASAVRRAIHRYYAVNTHPGCLKLGAPTFDPQANVDDGSCTGSRLANFSFGGVFQECEAVSGQDVEHLCRAYRIPNPLTGKASCPDNYTASALSSELKTWSEARPECRKQCRKCWLFFQCCSTVCATREHLSTVHVAASWCAPSGASLPSTAGFLFGGLYSRGNPNPLTGSQACPSCFYPLTLFGDLKSLS is encoded by the exons ATGGCCCTGGGCCTTGTGCCCCTGCTGGTCCTGCTCTTCGCTGGGCGCGGCGGCCAGGGGGAACAGGGCGCGCCCGGCTTCCAAGGCTGCAAGCAGACGCTGAACGTGTCGGTGCTGGGAGCGCTGCCAGGAGGTGGCTGGGACAACCTGCGCAACGTGGAGCTGGGGCTGGTGCTCAGGCGAGACTATTCGCAGTGCCTCACCACCGAGGACGGCGAGTACCTCATCCCGGATCACATGCAGGTGGTGACGCGGCGGGAAAGCATAGTGGAGACCCGCGCGGAGCTCATCGACCACTGGATCAACTACACCGACACCTGGGCGGCCTCCATCAACGCTgagctctccttcctccccagcctcaATGGTAAGTTCTCCATGGACTGCCAGAACGTCAGGAAGTACAGCCTGGAGTACCAGACGGTCACGACCAGGGTGCAGGTCCGTCACAGCATTTACTCTGTGAAGGCCCCGGAGAACCCCGACTTCCAGCCCGACTTTTTGCGGCATCTGCTGACCCTCAGCGACCACCTGGAGAACAACCAGACCCGGGAGGGCGAGTACCTGGCGGAGATGCTCGTGCTTAGGTACGGCACGCACGTCCTTACCGACGTGGAGGCCGGGGCTACCTTGGTGCAAGAGGACCAGGTGAGGCGGGAGCTGGTGGACAGTGAAGTCCGAGACAAGATCAACATCACGTACGCCGCCTCGGCCTTGTTTTTCCACGTGGTCAACGCTGGGGACGGGGTTTCCTGGGAGTCGCAGAGCCAGCTCCTCCAGAACTACGTGCGGAACACGGTGGCCTCCAGGATGCACAGCCACGGCGGCGCGCCCTTCTATCCGGGCATCACCCTGCAGAAGTGGCAGGAGGGCATCGGCAACAGGCTGGTGGCCATCGGTAGATCTGGCCTGCCCCTGCCCGCGCTGCTCCAGCCGGAGGTGCTGCCCGAGCTCCCTGAGCCCGCCGTGCACCGCCTGGCGTCCGCCGTGCGCCGCGCCATCCACCGCTACTACGCGGTAAACACGCATCCCGGATGCTTGAAGCTGGGGGCTCCCACCTTCGACCCCCAGGCCAATGTGGACGACGGCTCGTGCACAGGCAGCCGCCTTGCCAACTTCAGCTTCGGGGGCGTCTTCCAGGAGTGTGAGGCCGTGTCCGGGCAGGATGTCGAGCACCTCTGCCGGGCCTATCGCATCCCGAACCCGCTCACCGGCAAAGCCTCTTGCCCGGACAATTACACGGCCAGCGCCCTGAGCAGTGAGCTGAAGACGTGGAGCGAGGCCCGTCCTGAGTGCCGAAAGCAATGCCGAAAGTGCTGGCTCTTCTTCCAGTGCTGCTCCACCGTGTGCGCCACCCGCGAGCATCTCAGTACCGTGCACGTGGCCGCCTCCTGGTGCGCGCCCTCAggggcctccctgccctccactgCGGGCTTCCTCTTTGGAGGTCTCTATAGCCGCGGCAACCCAAACCCGCTCACCGGGTCCCAGGCCTGCCCCTCCTGCTTCTACCCACTGACACTCTTTGGCGACCTCAAG agtctcAGCTGA
- the LOC130848187 gene encoding macrophage-expressed gene 1 protein-like isoform X2, whose amino-acid sequence MALGLVPLLVLLFAGRGGQGEQGAPGFQGCKQTLNVSVLGALPGGGWDNLRNVELGLVLRRDYSQCLTTEDGEYLIPDHMQVVTRRESIVETRAELIDHWINYTDTWAASINAELSFLPSLNGKFSMDCQNVRKYSLEYQTVTTRVQVRHSIYSVKAPENPDFQPDFLRHLLTLSDHLENNQTREGEYLAEMLVLRYGTHVLTDVEAGATLVQEDQVRRELVDSEVRDKINITYAASALFFHVVNAGDGVSWESQSQLLQNYVRNTVASRMHSHGGAPFYPGITLQKWQEGIGNRLVAIGRSGLPLPALLQPEVLPELPEPAVHRLASAVRRAIHRYYAVNTHPGCLKLGAPTFDPQANVDDGSCTGSRLANFSFGGVFQECEAVSGQDVEHLCRAYRIPNPLTGKASCPDNYTASALSSELKTWSEARPECRKQCRKCWLFFQCCSTVCATREHLSTVHVAASWCAPSGASLPSTAGFLFGGLYSRGNPNPLTGSQACPSCFYPLTLFGDLKI is encoded by the coding sequence ATGGCCCTGGGCCTTGTGCCCCTGCTGGTCCTGCTCTTCGCTGGGCGCGGCGGCCAGGGGGAACAGGGCGCGCCCGGCTTCCAAGGCTGCAAGCAGACGCTGAACGTGTCGGTGCTGGGAGCGCTGCCAGGAGGTGGCTGGGACAACCTGCGCAACGTGGAGCTGGGGCTGGTGCTCAGGCGAGACTATTCGCAGTGCCTCACCACCGAGGACGGCGAGTACCTCATCCCGGATCACATGCAGGTGGTGACGCGGCGGGAAAGCATAGTGGAGACCCGCGCGGAGCTCATCGACCACTGGATCAACTACACCGACACCTGGGCGGCCTCCATCAACGCTgagctctccttcctccccagcctcaATGGTAAGTTCTCCATGGACTGCCAGAACGTCAGGAAGTACAGCCTGGAGTACCAGACGGTCACGACCAGGGTGCAGGTCCGTCACAGCATTTACTCTGTGAAGGCCCCGGAGAACCCCGACTTCCAGCCCGACTTTTTGCGGCATCTGCTGACCCTCAGCGACCACCTGGAGAACAACCAGACCCGGGAGGGCGAGTACCTGGCGGAGATGCTCGTGCTTAGGTACGGCACGCACGTCCTTACCGACGTGGAGGCCGGGGCTACCTTGGTGCAAGAGGACCAGGTGAGGCGGGAGCTGGTGGACAGTGAAGTCCGAGACAAGATCAACATCACGTACGCCGCCTCGGCCTTGTTTTTCCACGTGGTCAACGCTGGGGACGGGGTTTCCTGGGAGTCGCAGAGCCAGCTCCTCCAGAACTACGTGCGGAACACGGTGGCCTCCAGGATGCACAGCCACGGCGGCGCGCCCTTCTATCCGGGCATCACCCTGCAGAAGTGGCAGGAGGGCATCGGCAACAGGCTGGTGGCCATCGGTAGATCTGGCCTGCCCCTGCCCGCGCTGCTCCAGCCGGAGGTGCTGCCCGAGCTCCCTGAGCCCGCCGTGCACCGCCTGGCGTCCGCCGTGCGCCGCGCCATCCACCGCTACTACGCGGTAAACACGCATCCCGGATGCTTGAAGCTGGGGGCTCCCACCTTCGACCCCCAGGCCAATGTGGACGACGGCTCGTGCACAGGCAGCCGCCTTGCCAACTTCAGCTTCGGGGGCGTCTTCCAGGAGTGTGAGGCCGTGTCCGGGCAGGATGTCGAGCACCTCTGCCGGGCCTATCGCATCCCGAACCCGCTCACCGGCAAAGCCTCTTGCCCGGACAATTACACGGCCAGCGCCCTGAGCAGTGAGCTGAAGACGTGGAGCGAGGCCCGTCCTGAGTGCCGAAAGCAATGCCGAAAGTGCTGGCTCTTCTTCCAGTGCTGCTCCACCGTGTGCGCCACCCGCGAGCATCTCAGTACCGTGCACGTGGCCGCCTCCTGGTGCGCGCCCTCAggggcctccctgccctccactgCGGGCTTCCTCTTTGGAGGTCTCTATAGCCGCGGCAACCCAAACCCGCTCACCGGGTCCCAGGCCTGCCCCTCCTGCTTCTACCCACTGACACTCTTTGGCGACCTCAAG
- the CNTF gene encoding ciliary neurotrophic factor produces the protein MAFAEHSQLTPHHRDLCSRSIWLARKIRSDLTALVESYVKRQGLNEHMNLDSVGGVPMASTDRWSELTEAERLQENLQAYRTFHVMLARLLEDQRVHFSPAEDDFHQAIHTILLQVAAFAYQLEELMVLLEHKIPSSEADRMPLIVGGGGLFEKKLWGLKVLQELSQWTVRSIHDLRVISSRQTGIPAHGSHYTAKDKKL, from the exons ATGGCCTTCGCAGAGCACTCACAGCTGACCCCTCACCACCGGGACCTCTGTAGCCGCTCTATCTGGCTAGCAAGGAAGATCCGTTCAGACCTGACTGCTCTTGTGGAATCTTAC GTGAAGCGTCAAGGTCTGAACGAGCACATGAACCTGGACTCTGTGGGCGGTGTGCCAATGGCAAGCACTGATCGATGGAGTGAGCTGACTGAGGCAGAGCGACTCCAAGAGAACCTCCAAGCTTATCGCACCTTCCATGTTATGCTGGCCAGGCTGTTAGAAGACCAACGGGTACATTTTTCTCCGGCTGAAGATGACTTCCATCAAGCGATACATACCATTCTCCTCCAAGTCGCTGCCTTTGCTTATCAGCTGGAGGAATTAATGGTACTCCTGGAGCACAAGATCCCCTCCAGTGAGGCCGACAGGATGCCCCTTATTGTTGGAGGTGGTGGTCTGTTTGAGAAGAAGCTGTGGGGCCTGAAGGTGTTGCAGGAGCTTTCACAGTGGACAGTGAGGTCCATCCATGACCTTCGAGTCATTTCGTCTCGTCAAACTGGGATCCCAGCACATGGGAGCCATTATACTGCTAAGGACAAGAAACTGTAG